Proteins from a genomic interval of Kaistia defluvii:
- a CDS encoding aldehyde dehydrogenase family protein: protein MISELSGKLFIGGGWKTGVGARIAVLNPATGESIGEIAASTADEINEAVAAARAAFRGWADLPAKARSGALHRLGDAIAADADGMARIMTMEQGKPLNEARGEILKLAEACHFYAEEAVRVHGEIVPGDTTDHHSLVIREPIGVVGAITPWNYPAELVGWKLCASLAAGCTIVIKPADLTPFTALAIARKVEEAKIPAGVVNVITGPGSVVGQALVEHPGVDKIAFTGSSSVGLRIQQSATTVKRMSLELGGNCPMIVTESADLDAAVKGAVRRSFRNMGQICIAINRVYVARPIYEAFLAKVKVAAEALTIGNGLDKPDADLGAMASADPLAKTKEHLGDALAKGARLVTGGAAPEGEAFARGHFFRPTVVADCTHAMKVMSEETFGPLLGVAPYDGLDEAIARANDTPYGLASYVYAKDMDEVRYLTTRLDYGNVAVNNVDAGVMNAPYGGRKQSGVGYEHGREGMLEYFNFKHIRIRHDEPKGR from the coding sequence ATGATCTCGGAATTGAGTGGTAAGCTGTTCATCGGTGGCGGCTGGAAGACGGGCGTGGGCGCCCGCATCGCGGTCCTCAACCCGGCGACGGGCGAGTCGATCGGCGAGATCGCCGCCTCGACCGCGGACGAGATCAACGAGGCCGTCGCCGCGGCGCGCGCGGCCTTCCGCGGCTGGGCCGATCTGCCGGCCAAGGCGCGCTCCGGGGCGCTGCATCGGCTGGGCGACGCCATCGCCGCCGATGCGGACGGCATGGCGCGGATCATGACGATGGAGCAGGGGAAGCCGCTCAACGAGGCGCGCGGCGAAATCCTGAAGCTCGCCGAAGCCTGCCATTTCTACGCCGAGGAAGCGGTCCGCGTGCATGGCGAGATCGTGCCGGGCGACACCACCGATCATCACAGCCTGGTCATCCGCGAGCCGATCGGCGTCGTCGGCGCGATCACGCCGTGGAACTATCCGGCCGAGCTGGTCGGCTGGAAGCTGTGCGCCTCGCTCGCCGCCGGCTGCACCATCGTCATCAAGCCGGCCGATCTGACGCCGTTCACGGCGCTGGCGATCGCCCGGAAGGTCGAGGAAGCCAAGATTCCGGCCGGTGTCGTCAATGTCATCACCGGGCCGGGCTCCGTGGTCGGCCAGGCGCTGGTCGAGCATCCGGGCGTCGACAAGATCGCCTTCACCGGTTCGAGCAGCGTCGGCCTGCGGATCCAGCAGTCCGCCACCACGGTCAAGCGCATGTCACTGGAGCTTGGCGGCAATTGCCCGATGATCGTCACGGAATCCGCGGATCTCGATGCGGCCGTCAAGGGCGCGGTGCGCCGCTCATTCCGCAATATGGGCCAGATCTGCATCGCGATTAACCGGGTCTATGTCGCCCGTCCGATCTACGAGGCGTTCCTGGCCAAGGTGAAGGTCGCGGCCGAGGCGCTGACCATCGGCAACGGCCTCGATAAGCCGGATGCCGATCTCGGCGCGATGGCTTCGGCCGATCCCCTCGCCAAGACGAAGGAGCATCTCGGCGATGCGCTGGCCAAGGGGGCACGGCTGGTGACGGGCGGCGCGGCGCCGGAAGGTGAGGCTTTCGCGCGCGGGCATTTCTTCCGCCCGACCGTGGTTGCCGATTGCACGCATGCCATGAAGGTGATGAGCGAGGAGACGTTCGGGCCGCTGCTGGGAGTCGCGCCCTATGACGGTCTCGACGAGGCGATCGCGCGCGCCAACGACACGCCCTACGGTCTCGCATCCTATGTCTACGCCAAGGACATGGACGAGGTGCGCTACCTCACCACGCGTCTCGACTACGGCAATGTGGCGGTCAACAATGTCGATGCCGGCGTCATGAACGCGCCTTATGGCGGTCGCAAGCAGAGCGGCGTTGGCTATGAGCATGGCCGCGAGGGAATGCTCGAATATTTCAACTTCAAGCATATCCGCATCCGCCATGATGAGCCGAAGGGGCGCTAG